Proteins encoded in a region of the Oncorhynchus gorbuscha isolate QuinsamMale2020 ecotype Even-year linkage group LG16, OgorEven_v1.0, whole genome shotgun sequence genome:
- the LOC124000624 gene encoding somatostatin receptor type 5-like isoform X1, with protein MGHFLIHLPDLQPHPHLPAMNPQDCTSIPGDFNLSSSSRGYSTVTNLFNESGESAPFQDSSTVITAVISMTVFMVGLLGNTLAIYVVLRYAKMKTVTNMYLLNLALADELYILGLPFLTTQNVLSYWPFGQFLCRVVMTVDSINQFTSTFCLTVMSIDRYLAVVHPIRSVKWRQPKVAKIINGLVWVVSFVVVLPVTIYSDVQDRFNSCNMSWPDPQELWSTVFILYTAILGFFGPLLIICLCYLLIIIKVKSAGARAGLTKRRRSERKVTRMVVIIVVVFVICWLPFFTTNIVNLVFIIPENSVTAGVYFFLVIMTYVNSCANPLLYGFLSDNFKQSFRKVLCLHKANGVGVGDGGDMGSGGGRPISPRLERVETTQQHDPLFTPRIMDFNNGHMQNNQCVQIETCANMTTELLPLESPVIDQSTL; from the exons ATGGGCCATTTCCTGATTCATCTCCCTGACCTccaaccccacccccacctccccGCTATGAATCCCCAAGACTGCACCTCCATCCCTGGGGATTtcaacctctcctcctcctccaggggCTACTCCACGGTCACCAACCTCTTCAATGAGTCCGGCGAGAGCGCTCCCTTCCAGGACAGCAGCACCGTTATCACGGCAGTAATCTCTATGACTGTATTCATGGTGGGCCTCCTGGGCAACACGCTGGCCATCTACGTGGTCCTGCGCTATGCCAAGATGAAGACTGTCACCAACATGTACCTTCTGAACTTAGCCCTGGCAGATGAATTGTACATCTTAGGACTTCCCTTCCTGACCACCCAGAACGTGCTCTCTTATTGGCCGTTCGGGCAGTTTCTGTGCCGTGTGGTCATGACGGTAGACTCCATCAACCAGTTCACCAGCACCTTCTGCCTGACCGTAATGAGCATTGACCGCTACCTGGCCGTGGTGCACCCCATTCGGAGCGTCAAGTGGCGGCAGCCGAAGGTGGCTAAGATCATAAACGGGCTGGTGTGGGTGGTGTCGTTCGTGGTGGTGCTGCCGGTCACCATCTACTCAGATGTTCAGGACCGCTTCAACTCGTGCAACATGAGCTGGCCTGATCCCCAGGAGCTGTGGTCAACGGTCTTCATCCTCTACACGGCCATCTTGGGCTTCTTCGGCCCACTGCTGATCATCTGCCTCTGCTACCTGCTCATCATCATCAAG GTGAAGTCTGCCGGGGCCAGGGCGGGCCTGACCAAGCGGCGCCGCTCCGAACGCAAAGTCACCCGCATGGTGGTCATCATCGTGGTGGTCTTCGTCATCTGCTGGCTGCCCTTCTTCACCACCAACATAGTCAACCTCGTCTTCATCATACCAGAGAACAGTGTCACCGCCGGCGTCTACTTCTTCCTGGTCATCATGACCTACGTCAACTCCTGTGCCAACCCGCTCCTCTACGGCTTCCTGTCTGACAACTTCAAGCAGAGCTTCAGGAAGGTCCTGTGTCTCCACAAGGCGAACGGGGTTGGGGTGGGGGACGGAGGAGAcatggggagtggaggaggacGTCCCATATCTCCTAGGCTGGAGAGGGTGGAGACGACGCAGCAGCATGACCCGCTCTTCACCCCCCGGATCATGGACTTCAACAATGGACACATGCAGAACAACCAA
- the LOC124000624 gene encoding somatostatin receptor type 5-like isoform X2 yields MGHFLIHLPDLQPHPHLPAMNPQDCTSIPGDFNLSSSSRGYSTVTNLFNESGESAPFQDSSTVITAVISMTVFMVGLLGNTLAIYVVLRYAKMKTVTNMYLLNLALADELYILGLPFLTTQNVLSYWPFGQFLCRVVMTVDSINQFTSTFCLTVMSIDRYLAVVHPIRSVKWRQPKVAKIINGLVWVVSFVVVLPVTIYSDVQDRFNSCNMSWPDPQELWSTVFILYTAILGFFGPLLIICLCYLLIIIKVKSAGARAGLTKRRRSERKVTRMVVIIVVVFVICWLPFFTTNIVNLVFIIPENSVTAGVYFFLVIMTYVNSCANPLLYGFLSDNFKQSFRKVLCLHKANGVGVGDGGDMGSGGGRPISPRLERVETTQQHDPLFTPRIMDFNNGHMQNNQVVCSN; encoded by the exons ATGGGCCATTTCCTGATTCATCTCCCTGACCTccaaccccacccccacctccccGCTATGAATCCCCAAGACTGCACCTCCATCCCTGGGGATTtcaacctctcctcctcctccaggggCTACTCCACGGTCACCAACCTCTTCAATGAGTCCGGCGAGAGCGCTCCCTTCCAGGACAGCAGCACCGTTATCACGGCAGTAATCTCTATGACTGTATTCATGGTGGGCCTCCTGGGCAACACGCTGGCCATCTACGTGGTCCTGCGCTATGCCAAGATGAAGACTGTCACCAACATGTACCTTCTGAACTTAGCCCTGGCAGATGAATTGTACATCTTAGGACTTCCCTTCCTGACCACCCAGAACGTGCTCTCTTATTGGCCGTTCGGGCAGTTTCTGTGCCGTGTGGTCATGACGGTAGACTCCATCAACCAGTTCACCAGCACCTTCTGCCTGACCGTAATGAGCATTGACCGCTACCTGGCCGTGGTGCACCCCATTCGGAGCGTCAAGTGGCGGCAGCCGAAGGTGGCTAAGATCATAAACGGGCTGGTGTGGGTGGTGTCGTTCGTGGTGGTGCTGCCGGTCACCATCTACTCAGATGTTCAGGACCGCTTCAACTCGTGCAACATGAGCTGGCCTGATCCCCAGGAGCTGTGGTCAACGGTCTTCATCCTCTACACGGCCATCTTGGGCTTCTTCGGCCCACTGCTGATCATCTGCCTCTGCTACCTGCTCATCATCATCAAG GTGAAGTCTGCCGGGGCCAGGGCGGGCCTGACCAAGCGGCGCCGCTCCGAACGCAAAGTCACCCGCATGGTGGTCATCATCGTGGTGGTCTTCGTCATCTGCTGGCTGCCCTTCTTCACCACCAACATAGTCAACCTCGTCTTCATCATACCAGAGAACAGTGTCACCGCCGGCGTCTACTTCTTCCTGGTCATCATGACCTACGTCAACTCCTGTGCCAACCCGCTCCTCTACGGCTTCCTGTCTGACAACTTCAAGCAGAGCTTCAGGAAGGTCCTGTGTCTCCACAAGGCGAACGGGGTTGGGGTGGGGGACGGAGGAGAcatggggagtggaggaggacGTCCCATATCTCCTAGGCTGGAGAGGGTGGAGACGACGCAGCAGCATGACCCGCTCTTCACCCCCCGGATCATGGACTTCAACAATGGACACATGCAGAACAACCAAGTAG